A DNA window from Pyrus communis chromosome 3, drPyrComm1.1, whole genome shotgun sequence contains the following coding sequences:
- the LOC137727347 gene encoding putative FBD-associated F-box protein At1g61330: MSNQANIIKRQKVVYGPPLPPLKRLRRSNNSDSNPVAGASSGSGSSSNKNAVARVGSVELNHDVVHHILTLLPVDKCIKARGLATRFKDSWRFARRLHFGREFVKEFRLEPMEFADTVDRVFRFHRGPEIKSFHIYIDPDHDYVARIALKKWLSKCKEKGVEELDLEVFSIERFPDYFVPSRVLDVETLKVLKLTFCVFTLPPLGKGLSLLTTLILTRVNIIEQYLQTIFSHCLLLETLDMTWCEGFRDLVVCTPYLKRFRVLKIANSGSSVETVTVYAPSLQYFFYTGQFPGFQIISQPMVHLKQAMIKFNPITVFTSYWQIENLVSAVCMVGVLTITGTFLEGLSPRCVNGRLKEKDFSLWNLKELHLILQKHCFCNVTDIACFLKNTPSLERLFIDMRACRFEFNHGPYWELHLQPLLETSNVGWFKFLTIIKIHGFAFEPHHMLLVNFIVQRAICLESLILIFVRNYSKTSPGYWQNYNHLQECFFAWRISSKARLSVYFSANDRSGVHPQHSRIWKGR, translated from the exons ATGTCCAACCAAGCAAACATCATCAAAAGGCAAAAAGTTGTCTATGGCCCCCCTCTCCCACCTCTCAAAAGACTTAGGAGAAGCAACAACTCCGATTCGAATCCTGTGGCCGGAGCCAGCTCTGGCTCTGGCTCCAGCAGCAACAAAAACGCCGTCGCGCGCGTTGGTTCGGTTGAACTGAACCACGACGTTGTTCATCACATTCTTACTCTCCTCCCCGTCGATAAGTGTATCAAGGCCCGCGGATTGGCGACGAGATTCAAAGACTCGTGGCGCTTTGCTCGGAGACTCCACTTTGGGAGGGAGTTCGTCAAGGAGTTTAGACTTGAACCAATGGAGTTCGCCGACACAGTGGACCGTGTTTTTAGGTTCCACAGGGGACCCGAAATCAAGAGCTTCCACATCTACATCGATCCCGACCATGACTATGTCGCGCGGATCGCCTTGAAGAAATGGCTTTCCAAGTGCAAAGAGAAAGGCGTCGAAGAGCTCGATTTGGAGGTTTTCTCAATCGAACGTTTTCCTGATTACTTCGTCCCTTCGAGGGTATTGGACGTGGAGACCCTCAAAGTGTTGAAGCTCACTTTCTGCGTCTTCACACTCCCACCTCTTGGCAAAGGTCTGTCCCTCCTCACAACTCTTATTCTCACCAGAGTTAACATCATTGAACAATACCTCCAAACTATATTCAGTCACTGCCTCCTCCTCGAAACCCTGGACATGACATGGTGTGAAGGGTTTCGAGATCTGGTGGTGTGCACACCGTACCTAAAGAGATTCCGGGTGTTGAAGATTGCCAACAGCGGCTCAAGCGTTGAAACTGTGACGGTATATGCCCCAAgtcttcaatattttttctaCACTGGACAGTTTCCTGGTTTCCAAATTATTTCGCAGCCTATGGTGCACTTGAAGCAGGCCATGATAAAGTTTAACCCGATCACAGTTTTCACAAGCTATTGGCAAATCGAAAACCTTGTTTCTGCAGTCTGCATGGTCGGGGTCCTCACAATTACCGGCACATTCCTTGAG GGCTTGTCCCCGAGATGTGTTAATGGGCGTCTCAAGGAGAAGGATTTCAGCCTTTGGAATCTTAAAGAACTGCACCTCATCCTGCAGAAACATTGTTTCTGCAATGTCACAGACATTGCTTGTTTTCTAAAGAATACTCCATCCTTGGAAAGACTGTTCATTGAC ATGCGTGCCTGTAGGTTTGAGTTTAACCATGGGCCTTACTGGGAGTTACATCTTCAGCCGCTATTGGAGACCAGCAATGTTGGCTGGTTTAAGTTTCTTACTATCATCAAAATCCATGGTTTCGCCTTCGAACCTCATCACATGTTGTTGGTGAATTTTATTGTGCAGAGGGCTATATGTTTGGAATCCCTGATTCTGATTTTTGTAAGAAATTACAGCAAAACCTCTCCTGGTTATTGGCAGAATTATAACCATTTGCAGGAATGTTTTTTCGCTTGGAGAATATCTAGCAAAGCAAGACTATCTGTATACTTTTCTGCGAATGACAGGAGCGGTGTTCATCCACAGCATTCAAGGATTTGGAAAGGACGCTGA
- the LOC137730140 gene encoding F-box protein At4g05010-like, which yields MALGRKCKSCLKTKRGGGTIAAEAEGIVELGFVKYTRALGRKRIGISNNGGEASPADLYPKTPLKKQRSGNMIWESETAASSALEALPQEILIKVVCGVDHDDLKRLFRVSKAIREATLVAKQWHFAYSTPSKTPAFRTAIDLSDSNSSLDEIEAPNAPKQWRQMHRKLPNQKKLAELSVNLFASWDDEAEEDQGTRKGLFMEEDE from the exons ATGGCGTTGGGAAGGAAGTGCAAGAGTTGCTTGAAAACGAAGCGTGGCGGTGGCACTATTGCGGCGGAGGCGGAGGGGATAGTGGAGTTAGGGTTTGTGAAGTACACGCGAGCTTTGGGGAGGAAGAGGATTGGGATTTCTAACAATGGCGGGGAGGCTTCGCCGGCTGATTTGTATCCCAAGACTCCATTGAAGAAGCAGCGGAGTGGGAACATGATTTGGGAATCGGAAACTGCCGCCTCCTCCGCCCTAGAAGCTCTGCCTCAGGAGATTCTG ATTAAGGTTGTGTGTGGAGTCGATCACGATGATTTGAAGCGGCTTTTCCGTGTATCGAAAGCGATTAGAGAAGCG ACTCTGGTTGCGAAGCAGTGGCATTTTGCTTACAGCACGCCTTCGAAAACCCCTGCTTTCCGAACCGCCATTGATTTATCAGATTCGAATAGCTCTCTGGACGAGATTGAAGCCCCGAATGCTCCAAAACAGTGGAGGCAGATGCACAGGAAGTTGCCTAACCAGAAGAAGCTTGCTGAGTTGTCTGTGAACTTGTTTGCCTCATGGGACGACGAAGCGGAGGAGGATCAGGGGACTCGAAAAGGGCTGTTCATGGAGGAAGATGAATGA
- the LOC137730316 gene encoding uncharacterized protein: MEENASLIIWEFKILTSIPNLQISESMTNFCSSISSSPLFSSIVALYALILLYLPNHFLRIVFSPFLIITGILLLTILRMGAIQRIETEDDERKRMETNRSLLESEENRGSSNGVQEQIPSLQDDQEHRFFNNQSETDSESEAGFDPNPCFEDLFVEWNLKAPLEVIYEEYEGEEDEVGPDENDPASNRKEGDQVLRLDKHPSLSLYYPESDSDSSSDGRFSVDGVWDSPEAICFRWEEDREGLIEIALDGNSKRGSLDFRVDHDHEEENLIEIDISPTRSNEFCAEKWQLSGDFRFS; the protein is encoded by the coding sequence ATGGAAGAAAATGCGAGTCTCATCATCTGGGAATTCAAGATCTTAACTTCCATTCCAAACTTGCAAATTTCTGAATCCATGACGAACTTTTGCTCTTCGATCTCCTCAAGTCCTCTGTTTTCCAGCATTGTCGCTCTCTATGCTCTGATCCTCCTCTACCTCCCAAACCATTTCCTCCGAATCGTTTTCTCGCCGTTCCTGATCATCACCGGAATTCTCCTACTCACGATTCTCCGTATGGGCGCGATTCAGAGGATTGAAACGGAAGACGATGAACGCAAACGAATGGAAACCAATCGCTCTCTGCTCGAAAGCGAAGAAAACAGGGGAAGCAGCAATGGAGTCCAAGAACAAATCCCAAGTTTGCAAGACGACCAAGAACACAGATTTTTCAACAACCAATCCGAAACGGACTCCGAAAGCGAAGCGGGTTTCGACCCGAACCCGTGTTTCGAAGACTTGTTCGTTGAGTGGAACCTGAAGGCGCCATTGGAGGTCATTTATGAAGAGTATGAAGGTGAAGAAGATGAGGTGGGTCCAGATGAAAACGACCCGGCTTCGAATCGAAAGGAAGGAGACCAAGTTCTGCGTCTTGATAAGCACCCTTCGTTGTCGCTGTATTACCCGGAGTCGGACTCGGATAGCTCTTCGGACGGCCGGTTTTCGGTGGATGGAGTGTGGGACTCACCGGAGGCGATATGTTTCCGGTGGGAGGAGGATAGAGAAGGGCTGATAGAGATTGCTCTGGACGGCAATTCAAAGAGAGGCAGCTTGGATTTTCGGGTTGATCACGATCACGAGGAAGAAAATTTGATAGAGATTGATATATCTCCGACGAGAAGCAATGAATTTTGCGCCGAGAAATGGCAGCTCTCCGGCGATTTTAGGTTCAGCTAA